One region of Cucurbita pepo subsp. pepo cultivar mu-cu-16 chromosome LG03, ASM280686v2, whole genome shotgun sequence genomic DNA includes:
- the LOC111791584 gene encoding uncharacterized protein LOC111791584 — MASLIGPKSPQISSPSPFASSTTAFLSRPLSTKPAARSGKYPRSSSEASVRFQIDGRPASPGRSISVQKNRERNANAVSSNKKKWCMCSPSTHPGSFRCSLHKKNSRHSVNVVNRSEFSNGSLNFRRSAMANSIVRIGGVEGTDLVKTALAALVRPSSHQVRRRSAFQPRPSRLSVMSKAEEEKEEE; from the coding sequence ATGGCTTCGCTGATCGGACCCAAATCTCCTCAAATTTCATCTCCGTCGCCATTTGCTTCGTCGACTACGGCTTTCTTGTCTCGGCCGTTGTCTACGAAGCCCGCGGCAAGGTCCGGAAAGTATCCGCGTTCGTCGTCAGAGGCGTCAGTGAGATTTCAGATTGATGGAAGGCCGGCGTCTCCCGGCCGTTCGATTTCGGTTCAGAAGAATCGCGAGAGAAATGCGAATGCGGTGTCGTCGAATAAGAAGAAATGGTGCATGTGTTCTCCGTCTACTCATCCAGGCTCTTTCAGGTGTTCGCTGCACAAGAAGAATTCGAGGCACTCTGTTAATGTCGTGAATCGCAGCGAGTTCTCGAACGGATCGTTGAATTTCCGTAGATCGGCAATGGCGAATTCGATTGTGAGAATTGGAGGCGTGGAAGGTACTGATCTCGTGAAAACAGCTTTAGCGGCTTTGGTTAGACCTTCTTCGCATCAGGTGCGGCGGCGATCAGCGTTTCAACCTAGGCCTAGCCGTCTATCAGTCATGTCAAAAGcagaggaggagaaggaggaggagtaG